A genomic region of Candidatus Rokuibacteriota bacterium contains the following coding sequences:
- the rnhA gene encoding ribonuclease HI produces the protein MTPAGPRTDRVTLYTDGACLGNPGPGGWGAIILDGGSERELSGAEPASTNQRMELTAVIEGLRALPGRRGVAVYSDSAYVVNCFRDRWYVRWRRNGWRNAQKKPVENRDLWEALLALAEQHDVEWHKVAGHSGDPLNERADRLANAAIERMKAGAGRAER, from the coding sequence CTGACACCCGCGGGACCCCGCACCGACCGGGTCACCCTCTACACCGACGGCGCCTGCCTCGGCAACCCGGGCCCCGGCGGCTGGGGCGCCATCATCCTCGACGGCGGGAGCGAGCGCGAGCTGTCCGGCGCCGAGCCCGCGTCCACCAACCAGCGCATGGAGCTCACCGCGGTCATCGAGGGGCTCCGCGCCCTTCCGGGCCGCCGCGGCGTGGCCGTCTACAGCGACAGCGCCTACGTCGTCAACTGCTTCCGTGACCGCTGGTACGTGCGCTGGCGCCGGAACGGGTGGAGGAACGCCCAGAAGAAACCCGTGGAGAACCGGGATCTCTGGGAGGCGCTCCTGGCGCTGGCCGAGCAGCACGACGTCGAGTGGCACAAGGTTGCGGGCCATTCCGGCGACCCGCTCAACGAGCGCGCCGACCGCCTCGCCAATGCCGCCATCGAGCGCATGAAGGCGGGCGCCGGCCGAGCAGAGCGCTGA